The segment ACCCCGCCGCGGGCAACACCTGCGCCAACCAGGGTGCGGGCGGGACGTCCGGGAAGCACGGCGCGTCCTCCGGCGGCGGAGCCACCGCGCGGGGCGCCGAACAGGGTTCGCCGGGCGTCGTCTCCGGCAACGGCGTCCAGCTGCCGGTCCACCTCCCCGTCAACGCCGGCGGCAACAGCGTGAACGTCGTCGGCATCGCGAACCCGGCGTTCGGCAACCGTTCCGTCAACGTCTCCGACGAGGAGCCGCAGCCGCCCGTCGAGCCCGAGCCGCGGCCTCCGGTGCGGCACAACCCGCCCTCGCAGGCCCAGCACCCGGGCCCGCGGACCGACCCGCCGGCGCCCGCGGTCCGGAGCACCGTGCCCGAGGCCGTCGGCTCCCTCGCCCACACCGGTTCCGACGCCGCGGCGCCCGCGGTCGCCGCCGCGGCCCTGCTGCTCGGCGGAGTGGCCCTCCAGCGGCGCTTCCGGCCTCGCCCGCAACGCTGAACGCACCGCGTCCGGCAGCATCCGCCGACCCCCTCGTACCCCGGCCGGTCGGGACACCCCCGGTCGGGACACTCCTGGTCGGGACGACCCCGGTCGGGACAGGGGGCCTGCGACGCACCCGCTCAGGGCGACGACCGCGGCGGCGGCCCGGGCCCGCCCCGGGCCGCCGCGGCCGGACCCGGCCGTCATGGCCGGTCCACCCCCATCCTCGGGAAACCCGACCGGGCGTCAGGACCGGCCCGGGCCTTCACGGGTGGACCGGGACCGCGCACCCGAGGCCGGGCGGGGCGCCCGGCCTCGGGCCCGCCGAGGCACCGGACCCTGACCCCGCCGCGCGGACCCTGCCCTCACCGCGCCGACCATCTCCGGCTCCGCGCCGGGAAAGCGTGGGCCCGGCCCGCCGCGACGGCCGTGAGGGCCGGCGCGACCAGCGGCAGCGCCGTCCACGGCAGGACACCCGGCCCCCGCGCGTCCAGGACGACACCGCCGAGCAGGGAACCGCCCGCTGCTCGACTCCGGCCTGACCACCGAGATGATCCGCACGCTCCTAGCGCCAACCTGGCGGCCGTGCGCCCGGACGGCGGCGCCGCGGACCGCCGTCCCGTGGCGGGACCGTAAACCCGTTGTGGGGGCCGGTCGGGGATGCTGGAGTGAGGCCATGGATCACGCTGCGGTACTCGCCCTGTACGACCGGGACATGCGTGAAGGCGCGCGCCCGGAGAGCTCCGACGCGCGCGTCGAACGCACCGGGGGCGTGGTCCGTCACGTCGGCGGCGAGGACGGCTGGAGCGGGGTGCTCTGGTCGGACCTGGACGCGTCCGACGCGGACGCGGCGATCGCGGAACAGATCGCCTACTTCACCGGACTGGGGCACGAGTTCGAGTGGAAGCTCTACGGGCACGACCGCCCGGCCGACCTGGGCCGGCGGCTCGTCGCGGCGGGTTTCACGGCCGATCCCGAGGAGACCCTGATGATCGGCGAGACCGCCGACCAGCTGGTGGACGCGCAGCCGCCCGAGGGTGTCCGCATCGTGCCCGTCACCGACCGTGCGGGTGTCGAGCTCATGGTGGAGGCGAACGAGAAGGCCTTCGGCCGTGACGGCTCCTGGCTCCGCGACCTGATGGACGCCCGGCTGTCCAGCGACCCGGACGCGATCGTCGCCCTTCTCGCGACGGCCGACGGCGTGCCGGTGAGTTCGGCGCGGATGGAACTCCTGCCCGGCGCCCGGTTCGCGGGCCTGTGGGGCGGCGGCACCGTCGAGGCCTGGCGGGGCCGGGGGATCTACCGCGCGCTGATCGCCCACCGCGCCCGCATCGCCGCCGAGCGCGGGTACCGCTACCTCCAGGTCGACGCCTCCGACCAGAGCCGCCCTATCCTGGAACGCCTGGGCTTCGCCCCTCTGAGCACGACGACACCGTACGTCTACACGGGGGGCGACCGGCGTCGCGGGTAGCGCGGACGGGGCCGCCGGGTCCGCCGGACCGGCGGACCCGGCAGGCAAGTGTCGACGTTTTCGCTCACGTTATTGCCCGCGTTTGATGTTCACCGGTCAGTCATGCCATGTACCTTTCAATCGTTCCACGCGGGTAGAACCATCGAATCCGGTGTCTACGCGCGAAGATTTGGCGCCCGCACCCGCCTCGTGTCCCCCACCTCACGGAGGTTCGCCGGATGCTCGGATCACAGCGACACCGCCGCAGGGCCACCAGCGCCCTGGCCGGCCTCGGACTGCTCGCCACCGCGGTGGCCCTTCAGGTCGGTACCGACGCCACACCCGCCCACGCGGCCACCCCCCACCGCGTCCTGTTCGACGACGGCCACGCGGAGGAGGCCGGCAACGCCGACTGGATCGTCTCGACCGCCAAGCCCGACCCGCTCGCGCAGGACTCCTCCCCGTCCGCGGAGACGGACTGGACCGGCGCCCTGTCGTCCTGGGGCGTCGCGTTGCAGAAGACGGGCGACTACAGTCTCAAAACCGCCACGAGCGCCCTCACCTACGGCGGCTCGTCCACCACGGACCTGTCGAACTTCGACACCCTGGTCCTGCCCGAACCCAACACGCTCTTCACCACCGCCGAGAAGACGGCGATCATGAACTTCGTGAAGAACGGCGGCGGCCTGTTCATGGTCTCCGACCACACCGGCGCCGACCGCAACAACGACGGCGAGGACGCGGTCGAGATCCTCAACGACCTGATGACGAACAACAGCGTCGACTCCACCGACCCGTTCGGCTTCTCCGTCGACTCCCTCTCCATCGGCTCCGGCTATCCGGCCGCGATCAGCGACAGCGCCGACCCCGTGCTGCACGGTTCCTTCGGCACCGTCACCAAGAGTCTGATCGCCTCGGGGACCACGGCCACGCTCAAGCCGGCCGACAACCCCTCGGTCAAGGGCCTGCTGTACCGCAGCGGCTACTCCGGGAACACCGGCGCCTTCTTCGCCACCAGCACCTTCGGCAGCGGCCGGGTCGCCTTCTGGGGTGACAGCTCACCCGTCGACGACGGCACCGGCCAGTCCGGCAACACCCTCTACGACGGATGGAACGACACCGGCGCCACCAACGCGGCCCTCGCCCTGAACGCCACCGAGTGGCTCTCCGGCGCGAGCGGCGGCGGGGGCGGCACGGACTGCACCGACACCCAGCTGCTCGGCAACGCCGGCTTCGAGTCGGGCGCCACCACCTGGAGCGCAGGCAGCGGCGTCATCACCGACTCCACCGGCGAGTCCGCCCGTACGGGGTCCTACTATGCATGGCTGGGCGGGAACGGCACCGCCGGCACCGAGACCCTCGCCCAGTCGGTGGTCCTTCCTGCGGGATGCACCGCGACCCTCGCCCTCTACCTGCACATCGACACCGCAGAGACGACCACCACCACCGCCTACGACACGCTCCGGGTACAGGTGCTGAACAGCTCCGGCACGGTCCTCGGCACCCTGGCCACGTACTCCAACCTCGACGCGGCCTCCGGCTACACCCGGCGCACGCTCGGTCTGAGCGGCTATGCGGGCCAGACCGTCACACTCCGGTTCACCGGCACCGAGGGCTCCAAGCTCCAGACGTCGTTCGTCATCGACGACACGGCCCTCGACGTCACCTGACGGCCGAACGGGATCGTCCCCGACGGCGCCGGGCGTGACGGCCGGGCCGGTCCGCACGGGCGGACCGGCCCGGCCGTCCTCCGGGGCGGGCCGGAGGTCACCGGCCCGCGAGGGCCTACGGCTTGGAGGTGCTCCTCGCGGCCGTCGCGGTGCACATCAGCCCCAGGATCAGGGCCAGGGCGCCGATGATGATGTTGTTGACCACGACACCGGCGTCCGGGCTGTCGCCGACGACCCAGGGTGCGACGATCATCCAGATGCCCGCCGCGCACATGGCCCAGCTCAGGCCGTACATCCGTGCGGGAGCCGCGGTGAATCCGAGGCCCAGCAGGCCGATCGCGATCCCGACGATCAGGTTGTGGGTGGCGAGCGCCGGCTGACTGACGGTGTAGTGGAGTATCCACGGGGACACGGCGCAGTACAGACCGAGCAGGAACACCGGGCCGTCCACGAGCGCCACATCGCGGCCCTCGAGCATGCGGGCGTACCTCGCCTGCATCTCGGGCACGTCGGGATGTGTCGACATGTCACCTCTGGTGGGCGAGACGTTGGCCATGATTCGTCTCCTTCGACTTCCGGGCCCGACCGCTGAGGAGCGGTGTGCGGTAAGTGCCGCGCCTCACCATTCTGCTCTTATTCGGTCTTTATGTGTAGATCTCGTGCACAGTGCCTGCATCCCTGCAAATCGGAAGCTCGCGGCGCGGGATTCCGGGGGCAGGACCCTTCGAGGATGCCTACGGAGCGTTCGGGTGCCGAAAAGCGATTCGGCAGGGGAGCGCGCGTCCGGTTATTGGTGTGCGCCGGGTCGGCGAGGAGTGGCGCGGGGCGGGACGTCGTCCTGTGAGCGGTGTCCGGGGTGCCTCAACATGCGTCGTTTCTGCGTCGTATCGTCGTCCCATGAGCGCATCCCCGACCTCCGACGACGCCGGCCTCACCACCGGGGCACTGGCCCGCCGTCTGGGCGTGGCGCCCACCACCCTGCGGTCCTGGGACCGCCGCTACGGCATCGGGCCCGCCGTCCGCGCCGACGGGCGGCACCGGCGCTGGCGGCCCGACGACGTCGCGGTGCTGGAGGCGATGTGCCGGCTCACCTCCTCCGGTGTGCCGCCCGCGGACGCGGCCCGCGCGGCGCGGGGCGGGGCGCTCGTGGCCGCCGCGGAGCTCGCCGAGGGGGCGCCGGGGCGGCCGGGCGGGGCGGGCGGCGCCCTCCCGTTCGGCGGCGACGTCCGCCAGGAGTGCCGCGGACTGGCCCGTGCGGCCGTCCGGCTGGACGCGCCTGCCGTCGCGGAGCAACTGGCGGCCGCTGTCGAGGGGCACGGACTCACCGTGGCCTGGCAGGAGGTGATGGTGCCGACCCTGCACGCCGTCGGACGCAAGTGGGCCTCGTCGGGCGACCGGTACGTCGAGGTGGAGCACCTGCTGTCCTGGCACATCTCCACCACCCTGCGGCGCGCCGCCCGCCCGGTCGTGACGGGAGAGACGGGCGGGCCCGGGCCGGTGGTGCTGGCCTGCGTGCCCGGCGAACAGCACAGCCTGCCGCTGGAGGCGCTGAACG is part of the Streptomyces asoensis genome and harbors:
- a CDS encoding MerR family transcriptional regulator, whose product is MSASPTSDDAGLTTGALARRLGVAPTTLRSWDRRYGIGPAVRADGRHRRWRPDDVAVLEAMCRLTSSGVPPADAARAARGGALVAAAELAEGAPGRPGGAGGALPFGGDVRQECRGLARAAVRLDAPAVAEQLAAAVEGHGLTVAWQEVMVPTLHAVGRKWASSGDRYVEVEHLLSWHISTTLRRAARPVVTGETGGPGPVVLACVPGEQHSLPLEALNAGLGRLGVPTRMFGAAVPVEALTGAVQRLGPAAVVLWAQARSTASLPLARHVADTRWGVTGARRAPAVVLGGPGWAGRPTPGLPRPTGLEEALTLLAKAYAT
- a CDS encoding SPW repeat protein; translation: MANVSPTRGDMSTHPDVPEMQARYARMLEGRDVALVDGPVFLLGLYCAVSPWILHYTVSQPALATHNLIVGIAIGLLGLGFTAAPARMYGLSWAMCAAGIWMIVAPWVVGDSPDAGVVVNNIIIGALALILGLMCTATAARSTSKP
- a CDS encoding GNAT family N-acetyltransferase produces the protein MDHAAVLALYDRDMREGARPESSDARVERTGGVVRHVGGEDGWSGVLWSDLDASDADAAIAEQIAYFTGLGHEFEWKLYGHDRPADLGRRLVAAGFTADPEETLMIGETADQLVDAQPPEGVRIVPVTDRAGVELMVEANEKAFGRDGSWLRDLMDARLSSDPDAIVALLATADGVPVSSARMELLPGARFAGLWGGGTVEAWRGRGIYRALIAHRARIAAERGYRYLQVDASDQSRPILERLGFAPLSTTTPYVYTGGDRRRG
- a CDS encoding chaplin, whose protein sequence is MAVAAVSGAMAVALPAHADSAADGSAAGSPGLISGNGVQLPVHLPVNLCGNTVNVVGVLNPAAGNTCANQGAGGTSGKHGASSGGGATARGAEQGSPGVVSGNGVQLPVHLPVNAGGNSVNVVGIANPAFGNRSVNVSDEEPQPPVEPEPRPPVRHNPPSQAQHPGPRTDPPAPAVRSTVPEAVGSLAHTGSDAAAPAVAAAALLLGGVALQRRFRPRPQR
- a CDS encoding hydrolase gives rise to the protein MLGSQRHRRRATSALAGLGLLATAVALQVGTDATPAHAATPHRVLFDDGHAEEAGNADWIVSTAKPDPLAQDSSPSAETDWTGALSSWGVALQKTGDYSLKTATSALTYGGSSTTDLSNFDTLVLPEPNTLFTTAEKTAIMNFVKNGGGLFMVSDHTGADRNNDGEDAVEILNDLMTNNSVDSTDPFGFSVDSLSIGSGYPAAISDSADPVLHGSFGTVTKSLIASGTTATLKPADNPSVKGLLYRSGYSGNTGAFFATSTFGSGRVAFWGDSSPVDDGTGQSGNTLYDGWNDTGATNAALALNATEWLSGASGGGGGTDCTDTQLLGNAGFESGATTWSAGSGVITDSTGESARTGSYYAWLGGNGTAGTETLAQSVVLPAGCTATLALYLHIDTAETTTTTAYDTLRVQVLNSSGTVLGTLATYSNLDAASGYTRRTLGLSGYAGQTVTLRFTGTEGSKLQTSFVIDDTALDVT